One segment of Onychomys torridus chromosome 3, mOncTor1.1, whole genome shotgun sequence DNA contains the following:
- the LOC118580314 gene encoding taste receptor type 2 member 104-like — MLSAMEGIFLFIATSEAVFGVLGNAFIVFVNCTEYARSKKLSKIGFLLTGLATSRIFIIWIITFDTYTNLLSLHKLTYGNLYEYMNYLWVTMNHLSVWFAASLSIFYFLKIANFSHYVFLWLKWRGDRVFIFLVGFLFVSLFIAVAQVVKMTNDIKMQYRNISWQVHLEAKEMLINHVFFQFGMLFLFMIAVTACLLLIISLWRHNKQMQLNVSGCRDLNTEAHVKAIKVLISFIILFILYFAGLVIEILCFFWQEGKLLFILGVIIMLMYPCCHSFILILANHQLKKVSLELLKQLKCCGHRDLRGM; from the coding sequence ATGCTGAGTGCAATGGAAGGCATCTTCCTTTTTATTGCCACTAGTGAAGCAGTGTTCGGAGTTTTAGGGAAtgcatttattgtatttgtgAACTGCACAGAGTATGCTAGGAGCAAGAAGCTTTCTAAGATTGGCTTCCTTCTCACTGGCTTGGCGACTTCCAGGATTTTTATCATCTGGATAATAACTTTTGACACTTATACAAACTTACTCTCTTTACATAAACTTACCTATGGCAATCTTTATGAATACATGAATTACCTATGGGTGACTATGAATCACCTGAGTGTCTGGTTTGCTGCCAGTCTCAGCAtcttctatttcctgaaaatagcaAATTTTTCCCACTACGTATTTCTCTGGCTGAAGTGGAGAGGTGATAGAGTTTTTATCTTTCTGGTAGGATTCCTGTTTGTCTCATTGTTTATTGCTGTTGCACAAGTTGTGAAGATGACCAATGACATTAAAATGCAATACAGAAACATCTCCTGGCAGGTTCACCTAGAGGCCAAGGAGATGCTTATTAATCACGTCTTTTTTCAATTCGGAATGCTTTTCCTCTTTATGATAGCTGTTACTGCATGTCTCCTGTTAATCATTTCTCTTTGGAGACACAACAAGCAGATGCAATTGAATGTCTCAGGATGCCGAGACCTCAACACAGAAGCTCATGTGAAAGCTattaaagttttaatttcttttatcatCCTCTTTATCCTGTATTTTGCAGGTTTGGTCATAGAAATATTGTGTTTCTTTTGGCAAGAAGGAAAACTGCTATTCATTCTAGGTGTCATAATTATGCTCATGTACCCGTGTTGTCACTCATTTATTCTAATTCTAGCTAACCACCAGCTGAAGAAAGTCTCTTTGGAGTTACTGAAGCAGTTAAAGTGCTGTGGCCACAGAGATCTCAGAGGCATGTAA